A single region of the Pontibacter kalidii genome encodes:
- the porZ gene encoding type IX secretion system anionic LPS delivery protein PorZ, with the protein MSLVRKIILAHRIKCLPCLLLVWLCWCSTALVAQAQSQLPIGGWRLHVPYHQGKAVAVAGDKVYLAAERGLFFYDTEFNTTETITKVDGLSEQQINDIAFSEGANTLVIAYHNSKVDLLQGNGIYAINDIFRKSISGEKKINRIYTYNKLAYLATTFGVVVLDLQKREVKDTYSSLGPNGESINATDVAILDNNILLSTSLGVLSAPLSGTNLQDFRNWSNQSSGLPEPSAVTSLAAFQGKLFAGTASGVYTLSGENWSETTLTPGAAVKSLNATEAHLSIVSSGGVLVQEASGRTYTLIHTLLSQPQEAMATAGGEVWLADKAKGLVKLSLSNSEAAAFAPGGPYASDSFRIYTYGGKIYVLGGGYTESYEPQNNQSGFYTYEKGEWQNYNRALYPQPSFVAGQDLVGAVFNPGNNKLYLASYGSGLIAWEGPEKAILYNEENSPLLRTASTSEVRVTDVALDYEGNVWVVNPNRQPGAPGLHKLTPDGNWESHPLSNIPDASNLTLLVIDDYGQKWLSVARKGNTRSGLVVYDEQQDLTRTLAVGEGNGGLPSGTVYSMAKDLNGDIWVGTANGVGIYYNTALVFEAARYDARIPIINGRPLLNGQVVRSIAVDGANRKWIGTDNGLWLFGPDGDEQIHHFTTQNSPLPSDKVYAVGVEHQSGEVFVATDAGVASFRSNATITEGKPECAMVFPNPVRPEYTGEVGISGLPNNADVRITDVAGTLVYKGKATGGTFAWNARDYNGNRVRAGVYLVLGASPDGAQTCISKIAVLE; encoded by the coding sequence ATGTCCCTAGTCCGGAAAATCATACTTGCCCATCGCATCAAATGCCTGCCCTGCCTGCTGCTGGTGTGGCTGTGCTGGTGCAGTACGGCCTTGGTAGCGCAGGCGCAAAGCCAGCTGCCGATAGGGGGCTGGCGGCTACACGTGCCCTACCACCAGGGCAAGGCCGTCGCCGTGGCCGGCGACAAGGTATACCTGGCCGCCGAGCGTGGCCTTTTCTTCTACGACACCGAGTTCAACACCACCGAAACCATCACGAAAGTAGATGGGCTGAGCGAGCAGCAGATCAATGACATTGCTTTTAGCGAGGGCGCCAATACACTTGTTATCGCCTACCACAACAGCAAAGTAGACCTGCTGCAAGGCAACGGCATTTACGCCATCAACGACATCTTCCGGAAAAGCATCTCCGGGGAGAAGAAAATCAACCGCATTTATACTTATAACAAGCTGGCTTACCTGGCTACTACTTTCGGGGTGGTGGTGCTGGACCTGCAGAAGCGTGAGGTAAAAGATACCTACAGCAGCCTCGGCCCCAACGGCGAAAGTATAAATGCCACCGACGTAGCCATACTTGACAACAATATTTTACTGTCCACGAGCCTCGGTGTCCTTTCTGCGCCTCTCTCCGGTACTAACCTGCAGGATTTCAGGAATTGGAGCAACCAGAGCAGCGGTTTGCCTGAACCTTCGGCTGTTACCAGTTTAGCTGCCTTTCAAGGGAAGTTGTTTGCGGGCACTGCTAGCGGCGTGTATACGTTGAGCGGCGAGAACTGGAGCGAAACCACGCTGACCCCTGGGGCTGCGGTTAAAAGTCTAAATGCCACGGAGGCTCACCTAAGTATCGTTTCGTCAGGTGGAGTGCTGGTGCAGGAGGCCAGCGGCCGCACTTATACTTTAATTCATACCTTGCTGTCGCAGCCGCAGGAGGCTATGGCCACCGCTGGCGGCGAAGTATGGCTAGCCGACAAAGCCAAAGGTTTGGTGAAGTTGAGCCTGAGCAATTCTGAAGCTGCGGCCTTTGCCCCCGGCGGCCCCTACGCCAGCGACAGCTTCCGGATCTATACGTACGGGGGCAAGATATACGTGCTGGGCGGCGGCTACACCGAAAGCTATGAGCCACAAAATAACCAGAGCGGCTTTTATACTTACGAAAAAGGCGAATGGCAAAACTATAACCGCGCCCTTTACCCGCAGCCTTCCTTTGTAGCGGGGCAGGACCTGGTCGGCGCTGTCTTTAACCCCGGCAACAACAAACTATACCTGGCCAGCTACGGCAGCGGGCTGATAGCCTGGGAGGGGCCGGAGAAAGCCATACTCTATAACGAAGAAAACAGCCCGCTGCTGCGTACAGCGTCCACTTCTGAAGTACGCGTTACGGATGTGGCCCTGGATTACGAAGGCAACGTGTGGGTGGTGAACCCAAACAGGCAACCCGGAGCACCCGGCCTGCACAAGCTTACGCCGGATGGCAACTGGGAGTCTCATCCGTTGAGCAATATTCCGGATGCCAGCAACCTGACTTTGCTGGTGATAGATGATTACGGTCAGAAATGGCTGTCTGTCGCCCGAAAGGGCAACACCCGCAGCGGACTAGTGGTGTACGATGAGCAGCAGGACCTGACACGAACCCTTGCCGTGGGCGAGGGCAACGGCGGCCTGCCAAGTGGTACCGTTTATAGTATGGCTAAAGACCTGAACGGCGATATTTGGGTAGGTACGGCCAATGGCGTGGGGATCTATTACAATACTGCGCTGGTTTTTGAGGCGGCCCGCTACGATGCGCGCATTCCGATCATAAATGGCCGGCCTTTGCTGAACGGGCAGGTGGTGCGAAGTATAGCCGTGGACGGGGCCAACCGCAAGTGGATCGGCACGGATAACGGCCTCTGGCTTTTCGGCCCCGACGGCGATGAGCAGATCCATCATTTTACTACCCAAAACAGCCCGCTGCCTTCCGACAAAGTATACGCGGTAGGGGTGGAGCATCAGTCGGGGGAGGTGTTTGTGGCCACTGATGCCGGCGTGGCCTCTTTCCGCTCCAATGCCACCATCACCGAGGGAAAACCTGAGTGCGCCATGGTGTTCCCAAACCCGGTGCGCCCGGAGTATACCGGTGAGGTAGGCATCTCGGGGTTGCCAAACAATGCCGATGTGCGTATTACAGATGTAGCGGGTACGTTGGTCTATAAAGGCAAAGCCACGGGCGGCACCTTCGCCTGGAACGCCCGCGACTACAACGGCAACCGCGTAAGGGCCGGGGTGTACCTGGTGCTGGGTGCAAGCCCGGATGGCGCCCAAACCTGTATCAGTAAAATAGCCGTACTGGAGTAA
- the recO gene encoding DNA repair protein RecO codes for MLVKTRGIVLSNIKYRETSIITKIYTEALGVQSYIVNGVRKKGNGSRVALFQPFTLLEMVVYTSHRGGLSRISEFKTDYSLVSIPFDIRKSSIVLFLSEVVSRTVKEEEENLPLFHFLYSAITTFDEMDSGFENFHLVFLLQLSSHLGFGPSSGTEVVEQVAFSPNAQSATSAPTVLAMQVHEKYFDELLQEPDYASIPNGRVRRELLDILIRYYQLHVDRLGDIKSLAILSEVLAE; via the coding sequence ATGTTAGTCAAAACAAGGGGGATCGTACTCAGCAACATCAAGTATAGGGAGACGTCCATCATCACCAAAATCTATACCGAGGCGCTGGGGGTGCAGTCGTACATCGTGAACGGCGTGCGCAAGAAGGGCAACGGCTCGCGCGTGGCGCTGTTCCAGCCGTTCACACTGCTGGAGATGGTGGTCTACACCTCGCACCGGGGCGGCCTCTCGCGCATCTCCGAGTTCAAAACCGACTACTCCCTTGTTTCCATCCCGTTCGATATCCGCAAGAGCAGCATCGTTTTGTTTCTGTCGGAAGTAGTGTCGCGCACGGTGAAGGAGGAGGAGGAGAACCTGCCGCTGTTCCATTTCCTGTACAGCGCCATCACCACCTTTGATGAGATGGACAGTGGCTTCGAGAACTTCCATCTGGTGTTCCTGCTGCAGCTGAGCTCCCACCTAGGCTTTGGCCCAAGCTCGGGGACCGAGGTGGTGGAGCAGGTGGCTTTCTCACCCAATGCGCAGTCGGCTACCTCAGCGCCTACCGTACTGGCCATGCAGGTGCACGAGAAGTACTTCGATGAACTGCTGCAGGAGCCGGATTATGCCTCCATTCCCAACGGCCGGGTGCGCCGCGAGCTGCTCGACATCCTTATTCGCTACTACCAGCTGCACGTAGACAGGCTGGGCGACATCAAATCACTGGCCATACTTTCGGAGGTGCTGGCGGAGTAG
- a CDS encoding FKBP-type peptidyl-prolyl cis-trans isomerase — protein MISILKSNHGSRLLQALLLVLVTFSFAACKKDNTPQKEKDDKQIQQYFKANNIDPATVTKTSSGLYYQQLEAGTGDKVFPGDVVSVHYTGTLLNGTKFDSSIDRGKPFEFKVGVGGVIAGWDEGLPYMREGEKARLFIPSHLGYGRQSSGPIPANSPLVFEIEVLDILP, from the coding sequence ATGATTTCTATACTTAAGAGCAACCACGGAAGCCGCCTGCTGCAGGCGCTTCTGCTGGTTCTTGTTACCTTTAGCTTTGCTGCCTGCAAGAAGGACAATACGCCTCAGAAAGAGAAGGACGACAAGCAGATCCAGCAATATTTCAAGGCCAATAACATCGACCCTGCCACCGTTACCAAAACTAGCAGCGGTTTATACTACCAACAACTGGAAGCAGGCACCGGCGACAAGGTGTTTCCGGGTGATGTCGTGTCTGTACATTATACCGGCACTTTGCTGAACGGCACCAAATTCGACTCCAGCATTGACAGAGGAAAGCCTTTCGAGTTTAAAGTTGGAGTTGGCGGAGTTATTGCCGGCTGGGATGAAGGCTTGCCTTACATGAGAGAAGGCGAGAAAGCCAGATTATTTATTCCCTCCCACTTGGGGTATGGCAGGCAAAGCTCCGGACCTATCCCTGCAAACTCTCCTTTAGTTTTTGAGATAGAGGTGCTGGATATTTTGCCGTAA
- a CDS encoding FKBP-type peptidyl-prolyl cis-trans isomerase yields the protein MLSKTKFLLPVLAGALVLQGCNKNNDEFYTTADGLTYKIFENNGKGEYENKGKVAPEDSTGAKIGEFVAFHWQMVNSEDSVFVDTREQVPGLPRIIPVMEPTMKGGLENAFMMLSAGDSGVFKVNADTLFAKTFGQPLPPFVKPGSEITFRIKAERVMNQAEAETYQQELMQRYMEESKVRAEKQIKIDDEAIQKYVKEQNLENVQKTESGVYYVVTEQGNGEKPTAGDVVAVHYKGTRLDGKEFDSSYNNPMSGGEPIRFPLGQGRVIQGWDDAIAQLNEGSKAILLIPSPLAYGEQAPSPDIPANSILRFDVELVDVEKQAKQ from the coding sequence ATGTTATCTAAAACTAAATTTTTGCTGCCGGTATTGGCCGGGGCACTGGTGTTGCAGGGATGCAACAAGAACAACGACGAATTTTATACGACGGCTGATGGCCTGACTTATAAAATCTTTGAAAACAACGGCAAAGGCGAGTATGAGAACAAGGGCAAAGTAGCCCCCGAAGACTCAACAGGAGCCAAGATCGGCGAGTTCGTTGCCTTTCACTGGCAGATGGTTAACTCCGAGGACTCGGTGTTTGTAGACACCCGCGAGCAGGTTCCGGGCTTGCCCCGCATTATTCCGGTAATGGAGCCGACCATGAAAGGTGGCCTGGAGAACGCGTTCATGATGCTCTCTGCCGGCGACAGCGGCGTGTTTAAGGTGAATGCCGACACCCTTTTCGCTAAAACGTTCGGTCAGCCGCTTCCGCCTTTCGTGAAGCCGGGCTCAGAGATCACCTTCCGCATTAAGGCCGAGCGCGTAATGAACCAGGCCGAGGCCGAGACCTACCAGCAGGAGCTGATGCAGCGCTACATGGAGGAGTCTAAGGTGCGTGCCGAGAAGCAGATCAAGATAGACGATGAGGCGATCCAGAAGTATGTGAAGGAGCAGAACCTGGAGAACGTGCAGAAAACCGAGTCCGGTGTTTACTACGTGGTAACGGAGCAGGGCAATGGCGAGAAGCCAACTGCCGGCGACGTGGTGGCCGTGCATTACAAAGGCACCCGCCTGGACGGCAAGGAGTTCGACTCCTCTTACAATAACCCGATGTCTGGTGGCGAGCCGATCCGTTTCCCGCTGGGCCAGGGCCGTGTGATTCAGGGTTGGGACGACGCGATTGCGCAGCTGAACGAAGGCAGCAAGGCCATCCTGCTGATCCCCTCGCCGCTGGCTTACGGAGAGCAGGCGCCAAGCCCGGACATCCCGGCCAACAGCATCCTGCGCTTCGACGTGGAGCTGGTAGACGTCGAGAAACAGGCAAAACAGTAA
- a CDS encoding DHH family phosphoesterase: protein MHDINALKELLKEPKEVMITTHHKPDADALGSSLGLAGYLKKKGHRVTVITPSDYPNFLNWMEGNDDVIVYSEKNDALVQRITKESQVIFCLDFNSLSRINEMGEYIRQASGTKVLVDHHLQPEDFADLDFANTGAAATAEIVYDLIKAMGDGNLIDTGIGECLYAGIMTDTGSFRHPSTSQNVHLIIADLLHIGVNTSNIHRLIYDSSTELRLRFLGYALKDKLVVLREYNTAYFAITADELKAYDSKTGDTEGLVNYALSIEGIVFAALIIDRTQAVKMSFRSVGDFSVNEFARAHFNGGGHKNAAGGMSMDTLENTVAKFESLLPQYKEQLQHAINR, encoded by the coding sequence ATGCATGATATCAACGCTCTGAAAGAGCTTCTGAAAGAGCCTAAAGAGGTGATGATCACCACACATCACAAACCGGACGCGGATGCGCTGGGCTCCTCGCTGGGCCTGGCCGGCTATCTTAAAAAGAAGGGGCACCGCGTTACCGTCATCACGCCGTCTGATTACCCCAACTTCCTGAACTGGATGGAGGGCAACGATGATGTGATCGTGTACTCGGAGAAGAACGATGCCCTGGTGCAGCGTATCACTAAGGAGTCGCAGGTGATCTTTTGCCTTGATTTCAATAGCCTCTCGCGCATCAACGAGATGGGGGAATACATACGCCAGGCATCCGGCACGAAAGTTTTGGTGGACCACCACCTGCAGCCGGAGGATTTTGCAGACCTGGACTTCGCCAACACCGGCGCCGCTGCCACCGCCGAGATCGTGTATGACCTGATCAAGGCCATGGGCGACGGCAACCTGATCGACACCGGCATTGGCGAGTGCCTCTATGCCGGCATCATGACCGACACGGGTTCTTTCCGCCACCCGAGCACCTCGCAGAACGTGCACCTTATTATTGCAGATCTGCTGCATATCGGCGTCAACACCTCAAACATTCACCGCCTGATCTACGACAGCTCCACGGAGCTACGCCTACGCTTCCTGGGTTATGCCCTGAAAGACAAGCTGGTGGTGCTGCGCGAGTATAACACCGCCTACTTTGCCATTACGGCCGACGAGCTGAAGGCCTACGACTCCAAAACCGGCGATACCGAGGGCTTGGTAAATTATGCGCTCTCTATCGAAGGCATTGTTTTTGCAGCACTTATCATCGACCGCACCCAGGCTGTGAAGATGTCGTTTCGCTCGGTGGGCGATTTCTCAGTGAACGAATTTGCCCGGGCGCACTTTAACGGAGGCGGCCACAAAAACGCAGCCGGCGGCATGTCTATGGACACGCTGGAGAACACCGTGGCCAAGTTCGAGAGCCTGCTGCCACAGTACAAAGAGCAGCTCCAGCACGCCATAAACAGATAG
- a CDS encoding nucleoside-diphosphate kinase, producing MAGNKTFTMIKPDAVAENHIGGITQMIEEGGFRIVAMKKTRLTEERAGKFYEVHKERPFYGDLVKYMSSGPIVAMILEKDNAVEDFRKLIGATNPAQAEEGTIRKKYAKSIEANAVHGSDSDENAQIEGDFFFAADERF from the coding sequence ATGGCCGGAAACAAGACATTCACCATGATTAAGCCTGATGCGGTAGCAGAAAACCATATTGGCGGCATTACCCAAATGATCGAGGAAGGCGGCTTCCGTATTGTGGCGATGAAAAAGACCAGACTGACAGAAGAGCGCGCAGGCAAGTTTTACGAGGTGCACAAAGAGCGTCCGTTCTACGGCGACCTGGTAAAGTATATGTCTTCCGGCCCGATCGTGGCGATGATCCTGGAGAAAGACAACGCGGTGGAGGATTTCCGCAAGCTGATCGGCGCTACCAACCCGGCTCAGGCGGAGGAAGGCACCATCCGCAAGAAGTACGCGAAGTCTATCGAGGCAAATGCCGTGCACGGCTCTGACTCTGACGAGAACGCGCAGATAGAAGGCGACTTCTTCTTCGCTGCCGACGAGCGCTTCTAA
- a CDS encoding LysM peptidoglycan-binding domain-containing protein yields MGLSDFFKKGKKEPAKPSSNISSSKNVKTPPGTQPVSQGSATRAPGHPEQGFYSNSDKSQTTDPGPNQDVYTVQSGDSLSKIAQKHYGNANDWKKIYNANKDKIGDNPDLIRPGQRLAIPRD; encoded by the coding sequence ATGGGACTGTCAGATTTTTTTAAGAAGGGAAAGAAGGAGCCCGCCAAGCCCTCGAGCAATATATCCTCATCCAAGAACGTAAAGACGCCACCAGGCACACAACCTGTCAGCCAGGGCAGTGCCACGCGTGCACCGGGCCACCCGGAGCAGGGCTTCTACAGCAACAGCGACAAGAGCCAAACAACTGATCCGGGGCCTAATCAAGACGTGTACACTGTGCAGAGTGGCGACTCGCTCTCCAAGATTGCTCAGAAGCACTACGGCAATGCCAACGACTGGAAGAAGATCTATAACGCCAACAAAGACAAGATCGGCGATAATCCGGACCTGATCCGTCCGGGCCAGCGCCTGGCGATTCCGAGAGACTAA
- a CDS encoding MFS transporter codes for MSYASTLAPTPARILPAIVFSQFAGTSLWFAGNAVLPELQASLGLRQEALGWLTSSVQLGFILGTLCFAFFSLADRVSPRLLFLLCALLGAVANALVLFSATSITGVLLLRGATGFLLAGVYPVGMKIAAGWYSGRLGKAIGYLVGALVLGTAFPHLLRGLGAGLPWQTMLLAVSLLAAAGGLLMYLLVPDGPYLTKGARFEVNNMLRVFRGRELRAAAFGYFGHMWELYTLWAFVPLILAYAFPGWQPAQVSVYSFMVIAAGAVGCILGGYLSRRWGSERVAFVQLLLSGLCCVASVWVLQMPPLLLPFLLFWGVVVAGDSPQFSALTARAAPPQLVGTALTVVTSIGFAITIISIQLTGYLLTVIPVQWVFILLAIGPLAGLLSMRPLLRK; via the coding sequence ATGTCATACGCCTCCACCCTTGCGCCTACTCCCGCCAGAATCTTGCCGGCCATTGTGTTCTCGCAGTTTGCAGGCACCTCGCTTTGGTTCGCGGGAAATGCAGTGCTGCCGGAACTGCAGGCATCGCTAGGGCTGCGGCAGGAGGCCTTGGGTTGGCTTACCTCGTCGGTGCAGCTGGGTTTTATACTTGGCACGCTCTGCTTCGCCTTCTTCTCGCTGGCCGACAGGGTTTCGCCGCGGTTGCTGTTTCTGCTGTGTGCACTACTGGGGGCGGTGGCAAATGCGCTGGTACTGTTCTCTGCCACAAGTATAACGGGTGTGCTGTTGCTGCGCGGCGCCACAGGCTTTCTGCTGGCGGGCGTTTACCCGGTAGGCATGAAGATAGCGGCCGGCTGGTACAGTGGCCGGTTGGGCAAGGCCATCGGCTACCTGGTGGGGGCGCTGGTGTTGGGCACGGCTTTTCCGCACCTGCTGCGCGGCCTGGGCGCTGGCCTGCCCTGGCAAACCATGCTGCTGGCGGTAAGCTTACTGGCTGCCGCCGGTGGCCTGCTGATGTACCTGCTCGTGCCCGATGGGCCCTACCTAACCAAAGGTGCTAGGTTTGAGGTTAACAACATGCTGCGGGTGTTCCGGGGGCGGGAGCTGCGGGCGGCGGCCTTTGGGTATTTTGGGCATATGTGGGAGCTTTATACGCTATGGGCTTTCGTACCGCTTATACTTGCCTATGCCTTTCCGGGGTGGCAGCCGGCGCAAGTGTCAGTTTACAGTTTTATGGTGATTGCCGCCGGGGCTGTGGGGTGTATCCTGGGCGGGTACCTTTCCCGGCGCTGGGGAAGTGAGCGGGTGGCGTTTGTGCAGTTGCTACTGTCGGGGCTGTGCTGTGTAGCAAGCGTGTGGGTGCTGCAGATGCCTCCGTTGCTCCTGCCCTTCCTGCTGTTCTGGGGTGTGGTAGTGGCTGGCGACTCTCCCCAGTTCTCCGCGCTCACAGCCCGTGCTGCCCCACCGCAACTGGTGGGCACGGCGCTTACGGTGGTTACCTCCATCGGCTTTGCCATCACCATCATCAGCATACAGCTAACCGGTTATTTACTTACAGTGATACCCGTGCAGTGGGTATTCATACTCCTGGCTATCGGGCCTTTGGCAGGCCTGCTCTCCATGCGCCCACTGCTGCGCAAATAA
- a CDS encoding alpha/beta fold hydrolase has protein sequence MFATNHKILIQTKMKNTYTDHGSGDTLVFLHGFCESKDVWAEFTEPLQQKFRIIALDLPGFGDNTQGIRNFSMESMADYVKQKLEKLGLKKCILIGHSMGGYVSMAFAEKFGSMLQGLCLFHSSALPDTDEKKEQRDKSIDFVERHGVDNFINPFTEPLFYQGNRERLQQEIELMKNIGKATPQESIIGALAAMRDRPDRTLVLREAKFPVLFIFGKEDGAVPLEKALEQCHLPGNSMVYFLEKTGHMGMFERPYETRKAIEKFAETIFG, from the coding sequence ATCTTTGCTACTAACCACAAAATCCTGATTCAGACAAAAATGAAAAACACCTACACCGACCACGGCTCCGGCGACACGTTGGTTTTCCTGCACGGCTTCTGCGAGAGCAAAGACGTGTGGGCGGAGTTCACCGAGCCGCTGCAGCAGAAGTTCCGCATCATCGCCCTCGACCTGCCGGGCTTTGGCGACAACACGCAAGGCATCCGTAACTTCAGCATGGAAAGTATGGCTGACTACGTGAAGCAAAAGCTGGAGAAGCTGGGCTTGAAGAAATGCATTCTCATTGGCCACTCCATGGGCGGGTACGTAAGTATGGCCTTTGCCGAAAAGTTCGGCAGCATGCTGCAGGGCCTCTGCCTCTTTCACTCCTCCGCCCTCCCCGACACCGACGAGAAGAAGGAGCAGCGCGATAAAAGTATAGACTTTGTGGAGCGCCACGGCGTGGATAACTTTATCAACCCCTTCACGGAGCCGCTCTTCTACCAGGGCAACCGAGAGCGGCTACAGCAGGAGATCGAGCTGATGAAAAATATTGGCAAAGCCACTCCACAGGAAAGTATAATCGGCGCCCTGGCTGCCATGCGCGACCGCCCCGACCGCACCCTTGTGCTGCGTGAGGCTAAATTCCCGGTGCTGTTCATTTTTGGCAAGGAGGATGGGGCCGTGCCGCTGGAGAAGGCGCTGGAGCAGTGCCACCTGCCCGGCAACAGCATGGTCTACTTCCTGGAGAAAACCGGTCACATGGGCATGTTCGAGCGCCCCTACGAGACCCGCAAAGCCATTGAGAAATTTGCTGAGACCATTTTTGGATGA
- the dxs gene encoding 1-deoxy-D-xylulose-5-phosphate synthase: MIIKPGELLASINSPADLRNLKPEQLLQVTQELRQYIIDVVSIHGGHFGASLGVVELTTALHYVFNTPYDQLVWDVGHQAYGHKILTGRRDIFHTNRKYGGISGFPKRKESEYDTFGVGHSSTSISAALGMAVASKYKGEDKRQHIAVIGDGAMTGGMAFEALNHGGVANANLLVVLNDNCMSIDPNVGALKEYLTDITTSRTYNKMRDEVWKILGKISKFGPDARTIVSKIENGVKAAILKQSNLFEGLNFRYFGPIDGHDINHLVSVMEDLKHIPGPKILHCLTTKGKGFALAEKDQTKWHAPGLFDKITGEIYKTVPDKPQPPKYQDVFGHTIVELAEQNPKIMGITPAMPSGCSLNIMMAAMPDRAFDVGIAEQHAVTFSAGLATQGLVPFCNIYSSFMQRGYDQVIHDVCLQNLNVVFCLDRAGFAGADGPTHHGAYDIAYMRCIPNMVVAAPMNEQELRNMMYTASQEDMGPFTIRYPRGEGVMPQWRTPLELQQVGKGRTIQEGEEVAILTFGHVGNYAVEVCQKLALEGIHPGHYDMRYAKPLDAELLHHIFTKYEKVITVEDGCLQGGFGSAVLEFMVDNGYTSQVKRLGIPDAIFEHGSQLQLQHEAGFAPVDIENTVRELAGVPVKV, from the coding sequence ATGATAATCAAACCCGGAGAGCTGCTTGCCTCCATCAACTCGCCTGCCGACCTGCGGAACCTGAAGCCGGAGCAACTTTTGCAGGTGACCCAGGAGCTGAGGCAGTATATCATTGATGTCGTATCGATTCATGGCGGCCATTTTGGTGCCAGTCTGGGTGTGGTGGAGCTTACCACGGCGCTGCATTATGTGTTCAACACTCCTTATGACCAACTGGTGTGGGATGTGGGCCACCAAGCCTACGGGCACAAGATCCTGACCGGCCGCCGCGACATATTTCATACTAACCGCAAGTATGGTGGCATCTCCGGATTCCCGAAAAGAAAAGAAAGCGAATACGATACCTTTGGCGTGGGCCACTCCAGCACCTCCATCTCGGCGGCACTGGGCATGGCCGTAGCCTCCAAGTATAAAGGCGAGGACAAGCGCCAGCACATCGCCGTGATCGGCGATGGCGCCATGACAGGCGGGATGGCCTTTGAGGCCCTGAACCACGGCGGCGTGGCCAACGCCAACCTGCTGGTGGTGCTCAACGACAACTGCATGAGCATCGACCCGAACGTGGGCGCACTCAAAGAATATTTAACCGACATCACCACCTCGCGCACCTACAACAAGATGCGCGACGAGGTATGGAAAATACTGGGCAAGATCAGCAAGTTTGGCCCGGATGCCCGCACGATCGTTTCCAAGATCGAGAACGGCGTAAAAGCGGCCATCCTGAAGCAGAGCAACCTGTTTGAGGGGCTTAACTTCCGCTACTTCGGCCCGATAGACGGCCACGACATCAACCACCTGGTGTCGGTGATGGAGGACCTGAAGCATATCCCGGGTCCGAAGATCCTGCACTGCCTTACCACCAAGGGCAAGGGCTTTGCCCTTGCCGAGAAAGACCAGACCAAGTGGCACGCACCCGGCCTATTCGATAAGATCACCGGTGAGATCTATAAGACAGTTCCTGACAAACCGCAGCCTCCCAAATACCAGGATGTGTTCGGCCATACGATTGTGGAACTGGCGGAGCAGAATCCCAAGATCATGGGCATTACGCCTGCCATGCCGTCGGGCTGCTCACTCAACATTATGATGGCGGCCATGCCGGACCGCGCCTTTGATGTAGGCATTGCCGAGCAGCATGCGGTTACCTTCTCGGCTGGCCTGGCCACGCAGGGCCTGGTTCCGTTCTGCAACATCTACAGCTCCTTTATGCAGCGCGGCTACGACCAGGTGATACACGACGTGTGCCTGCAAAACCTGAACGTGGTTTTCTGCCTCGACCGTGCCGGGTTTGCCGGTGCTGACGGCCCTACCCACCACGGTGCTTACGACATTGCCTACATGCGCTGCATCCCGAACATGGTAGTGGCCGCTCCGATGAACGAGCAGGAGCTGCGCAACATGATGTATACTGCCTCCCAGGAAGATATGGGGCCGTTCACGATCCGCTACCCGCGTGGCGAAGGCGTGATGCCACAGTGGCGCACGCCGCTGGAGTTGCAGCAGGTAGGCAAAGGGCGCACCATTCAGGAAGGCGAAGAGGTAGCTATACTTACCTTCGGACACGTGGGCAACTACGCAGTGGAAGTATGCCAGAAACTGGCTCTGGAAGGCATCCACCCGGGCCACTATGATATGCGCTACGCCAAACCGCTGGACGCCGAGCTGCTGCACCACATCTTCACCAAGTATGAAAAAGTGATAACCGTAGAGGACGGCTGCCTGCAGGGCGGCTTCGGAAGCGCGGTGCTGGAGTTTATGGTGGACAACGGCTATACGTCGCAGGTAAAGCGCCTCGGCATTCCGGATGCAATTTTCGAGCACGGCTCACAGCTGCAGCTGCAGCACGAGGCTGGCTTTGCCCCAGTCGATATCGAAAACACGGTGCGCGAGCTGGCCGGCGTGCCGGTGAAAGTATAA